A region of the Phaseolus vulgaris cultivar G19833 chromosome 11, P. vulgaris v2.0, whole genome shotgun sequence genome:
CACTTCACAATCACCAGGGATAAGAATCATGGCATGCACCTCATTTTCTATATAGTCAATTAAAAGAATTTTCCCCTTTGAGGTTCCCACATAAACCAGGTTTCCATACTTGTTAAAACACGCAGGAGTTGGTGAACAGAAAGTAGTTGCATCACTACAGTCACACCTGCTATGTAAGACACAAATATGAAGCGAAGTTGTTTTTTCTGTGTTCAAGTCAACAATCAGGGGAGGAACTGAGAGAGGGCATGCCAAGCAAAGTGGTGGTTTAGAGGAACGTGGATGAAGACGAGCTTGTAGAGGGTTTTTCTGTAAAACTATTCTTGTTATCCTATTATCATTCTTCACATCCCATAGTGTCAATGACTGGTCAGCAGAAGACACAAGAAGATGATTACAAGACCTCGACCAACAGACACTGTTTATTGGAGATGAACATTCTTCATCTTTTAGCTCTTTAACAATGCAACGGGTTTCAAAATCCCAGATAACGCACCTTCCATCTTTGCACCCAACTGAAACAATTTATCAAAGCAAGAGTTAGAGAGATGATAATGTATACAATACCACCAACAATGATTTATACAAGTTTTACTTTACATTTACTATTATGTTCATATAACACACATTCAATCAAGTAAATAATGGGCACATGCTATGCTATGCTATGCTTCAACGCAAATAACTGCTGCATAAATCACAAAAGATACCCAGTAAATAGCTTTTCTACTGATACTAAATCATACTCCACTTTTACATTATACcgttacaaaaataaaaatggatAATCAAGATTTATATATTCACTCTCAGAAAACATCATTTTTACAGTTTTCCTATAATAACACACTCTCAATAGAATTCCAGTAAGCATACCttttaatattcaaaataacTAATTAAGTTCTGAGAAAACAAACCTCACAAAAACTTTAGACTCATACaagatgttttaagaaaaatgtgAGAACTGAAAAAACAATCTTTTAATTGTTACATGGTTGAAAAGCATTGGACTGAGTCAAAAGTGTGACAGTTTCTTGAAAGAGAAGATAACAGTATCAGAAAATggaaagtaaaaaattaaaaaaacagaagaagaaaatattattagttaaaaACACCCTTCAAGAATTACTTTCTTTTGCTTTTGAAAGCAATTTTAATGCTCAAGAATTGGAAATAAAGAACTCAAACCTGAAAGAAACGAAAAAGACAGAAGGGTAAGTAAGAAAATTTACCAGCAAGAAGTGTACCACGGCGATTGAAGGCAATGCATTTGGCATGCCCATAGTCCAAATAGTCGTCCACAACTTCAATGTGGCACAAAACAATTACAATTTTAGTAATTTCAAGAGTTGgctaaagaaaatataaaatgaaaaataaaaaatgcaccTTTTTAAGCAAAGGTTTAAAAGTAACTGTGTTGGGAAGAAGAAAACGAACCAGAGCTAGATGCGGCCATTGTTGCAAGAAACCTGAAGCTGAAGagagacagagagagagagatgaaGAACTGGAAAATTGAATGCTTTGATTATGCAGAAGTAAACGAAGAActgaaaaaggaaacaaaatatATTGAATATATAAGACTTCTGAAGattgaaatcattttttacatggtttgattgaattttaattatttcatattttttagtcatattaaaaagtttgtttgttatatttaatatttaaaatattttttagtcaaATTTTGCTGTGAAGAAGATGACATAACTGTCATTAGTTAGTTAACTGAGAAGTTAAAAATGATTGACGTCATCTTATTGACAGCAAAAATAAACATCAAAtacttatataaaaataaaaaataaaaaatttaaataattgatataatacaaaattttaagaacagataaattaaaatatttaaatttataatattcttaaaaGTTAATTCTGCTTTTATTTATATTGGTTAAATTGAGTTAAAATTATGGGAGTCGAAGATGGTTGATACTTGATGGATAAAAAAGTGCAATTAAGTTAatattttgttcataatttttataattttggtaACTGTGATGGTTATATAATGTAACTCATCAATTTTCTTGGgttgaattttaatttcttattttaaaggAAATCAActtattgttatatatattgataaatcaTGATGTTAACTTTTTTAATGTTTGCACTTTTGTTTAGACTATAAAGCAAATATGTTGGGTCATatgaaaaataagaatttttttttataagcaataataagaattttttttaattctcgtTACAACAAtcaatttaaaatgtaaaatgataACTAACTAAAACGGtgataattaatagttaaatattaatttaaaaagtattttataaaaatttattaataataaaaattactttaaacattaatattttttaatttataaaattatctttaatttaatgaaataataactaattattttattttttaaaattattttttatttaataattttcttatattaacTGATATTTGTTCTATAATTTTCTTGTTGAAGTAATAGGAAgatctaatttttttctttttttaaaaagttaaaacactttcaaaagtattaattataaagtatttatattatataaaaaaaaattgtattattaaGTAGAGATGATAAAGTGGATCAGATCTGATGACCATCAATCCGTCATCATTTAGACTAAGTGGGTCAACCTCTTAAATCCGACAattcatattaataatagtaatattatattaatattttaatataataataataattttattatttttaataaaaatactattattattaatttaagtaataatattagtgttgttattattattaataataataatttattgttaattattcgtaaataatgttaaatttatttataagtttATAGTTATATACAATAATCCTTATACAATActaattttattctattttttgttaaaaaaaatgaataaaaaaggaGATACTTCAATTAAATGCACCTCAATCCGTACACTATAGGCTAAGGTTTCAAACACAAAACCATATCAAGATTACAGCATGAATACACAAGCAGCTGTGATGCTATAATACAAGCAGCTGCAATGCTAGAGCAGTCACACAACATAAGCATCACTTTCCTAACTATTGCTGCAGTGCTTCAACACCTGCATCATACTACAGCTACATAACAAAAAACAGCACAAAAAGTACTCAGAATTGACTCAAACTTAGCACTCAAAGTAATTATTAAACAAGATTTCAATGTAACCTGTGTTTCATGCATAACCAAAATTTAAGTTCTGATACAAGATTTGTATCATATAATGATTGGTAGTGGTAGGTAAATTTACAATTTATTGTAATGTGCATCTTCTTATCTTTCAAAATATGATCCCCTATTTTTGCATTAAAAATATGATCACTTGTTTTTACATTAAGTGTATTTATATCAGGCATAAAATCTATGACGTTGTTGCCCTTTTTCTACTAGTGTTTGGTGAaacaaatacaataatttttattgaaaGATGAGACTGAGTATTTATTGGCCTCATTATTGATGAAAGATGAACACAAGTCAAAGGAGACGGATCATAAACAAGAAGCTTCATTCGGAAGCAGAAATGGAGAAGGAACAGAAGACAAAGACAAAGAGAATGCAGTGTTTGGTGTTGGCATATCCACACCAAGGACACATAAACCCCTTGCTTCAGTTCTCCAAGCGTTTGCAGCATGATGGGGTGAGAGTAACACTAGTCACCACCCATTTCTACTGCAAGACCATTCCCAAGTTACCTGCTTCCATCACTCTTGAGGGCTTTTCTGATGGTTTTGATGATGGTGGGATTGCAGAAGCAGAGAGCATTAAGGCCTACTTAGACAGGTTTTGGAAAGTTGGGCCACAAACATTATCAGAACTACTTCAAAGACTCATTACTTCTGGCAACCCAATTCACTGTGTTGTCTATGATTCCTTCCTACCTTGGACTCTTGATATTGCCAAGAAACATGGCCTAACTTGTGCTGTTTTTCTCACACAGCCTCTCTTTGTTAACTGTGTCTATCACCATGTTCAAAAGGGGAATTTGAAAGTTCCCTTGGAAAACAGCAATGTTATTTCCTTGCCAGGGTTGCCACTTCTTCAACCTTTTGATTTGCCATCTTTTATATACAGCTATGGTACATATTCTGCATCTTTTGAGCTTGTTCTAAACCAGTTTTCCAACATTAAAGAGGCTCATTGGGTCCTTTGCAATACTTTCTATGATCTGGAAAAAGAGGTAAATGATCAGTGTTCCTTACAAAAAGTCTATACCATTATagtgtttgtttttttatcagtaacAAAAGATtatatatgatataatatttggGTATCCAACCCTTTTCATGTTTGTGTATACAAAGAAAATCACAAAATACATGAACTCAGGCCAAAAATAGTTTAATGCTGTAATGGTGTGTAGTTATCTGCAATGGTTTAATGCTGCATTATTTTAATATAGGCATCTAGATCCACACAAGTATTATTTATTCATAGTTGAGAAGAATATTAATTTCGTTGAAAGCATCAAACATAATTTACTTCACATCATGTTATTGCTTAGAAATgacaaaatactaaaaaaaaattaaaagtttacCAAGAATAAAATCAGTGGAAAAATTGAGAGATCAGACTTAAATTGtttaaatagatttaaaaagtggaagttttttaaacaaatgaaAGTTGCAATGAAATCAATTTACAAACCAATGTTTAAAGTTTCCAAATTGCTTATTTCCAATAAATCCTATGGTTCACTGATATCAGATTTCTTCATCCCACGAGTATATCATAAAATCTTCATAAAAAGTTATGCATATTTGTCAGAAATTGCATTTCTACTAGggatataaatttattttcaagtCAAGCATTGAAATGGCAGTGTAACTAGTTGCATTATGATGATTCTTTTTTCCTAAACTGAATCAAAATGGTTTTATTGTTCTCCATGTCCAACCACAGATATTGTTATTAGATCTAATATTTGTGACAAACTTGTAAGCCTGATAGTTTCAATATACCAGTTAATGATGCACTCTTTTTATTACACCTTCACCTACAAGACTGCAAAATATTCTGCAGGTAGCAGATTGGTTGATGAAGATCTGGCCAAAGTTGAAGACAATTGGGCCAACTATACCATCTATGTTTCTTGACAAAAGAGATAAAGATGATGATGAGTATGGCTTCAGTCTCTTCAAGAGTGAAGAATGTGTGAAATGGATGGATGAGAAGCCAAAGGGGTCCATAGTTTATGTTTCATTTGGGAGCTTTTCAACCCTAAGTGAGGAGCAAATGGAGGAAGTAGCTTTTGGATTGCAAGAGAGTGGTTGCAACTTCTTGTGGGTGGTTAGGGCTACTGAAATGGGAAAGATTCCAAAAGGGTTTGAGAGAAACTCAGAGAATGGTTTAGTGGTAACATGGTGCTCTCAATTGAAAGTGTTGGAACATGAGGCAGTAGGATGTTTTGTGACACATTGTGGATGGAACTCCACATTGGAAGCTTTGAGCTTAGGAGTTCCAATGATTGCCATGCCACAATGGACAGACCAAACCACAAATGCAAAGCTTATTGAAGATATTTGGAAAATAGGCCTAAGAGTTTCACCTGATGACAAAGGGGTTTTCAGAGGGGAAGCTTTGAAGCATGCTATAAAGGAAATTATGGAGACTGAGATAGGAAAAGAGATCAAGAAAAAAGCCATACAATGGAAGAATTTGGCAGCAAAGTCAGTTGATGAGGGTGGAAGTTCACATATGAATATTAGAGAGTTCATAGATAGCTTGGTTCATTCATAATGAATCTAGTAAGAATGTGGTGCAACTACTCTTTGGATAATTGTTTGTGTATCATTTAGTTGAACTATTAGTTTGAACCAAAATTTCTTCTCTCTTGAGTCATATCCCATGGTAATGAATTAGCAATCCTCTAAcatcataaaataatttttaaaacatttacaCATCTTTACCaaagaaattttaattatacaattttttatttaatttaaaaaaaaaatcctagaTAAAACGCATTATTCTtgatagtttttaaaattaaaatagagaaaaaaaaatgcaagatTAATAATTTGGGGCAAAATTTCGAATATATTTTTACTTGTGGTCATCAATTTGGTGtttagatttattttctgtgttaGATAACCAATATGATGATTAGTGTTTGTAtttgttttacttttcttttattagttttttgTCTTATGGGGCAAGATACTGATGATTGTGTCATATTCAATAACTTTGGTGGATGTCTCAAGGTTGAAGATGATGACTACGCATCTGAAAGAATAAATCTTAGATCATTTTGAAGAATTATTCACAAATGTTGAATATCATTTTGGTTCATCTCTTAACAATAACCAAAcattttcaaattcaattattttctcatttgaatctttcataaaaaaaatctatttgcGAGAATAGTATAAAATCTTTCTCAACTCAATCGATCATTCTTTGATTGACTAATTGTTTGTAACATGgattatatttttgaattgcAAAGTGAAGTTTGTTCTATCAACATTTTAGTTTACTTAGTGTCCTCTTTTTAACATGTCATGTTTGTTGTCTTTTTCTTTGATTCTctcttaatatataattaatgacTCGTCAAATCCAATAATTAGGTCTTCAACACATTCAATTAGGATCAAATTAGTATTATCTTCTCTTTATAAGACAGAATTTCATGACTCTCAAGTCTAATTAGTGATTTAAACTTTATTGGGTAGACAAAAGAGACTCTACACTGAAATAAGCATATGATACTCGTGTTTGTCATCAATTAGAGTggtggaaaaaaaaaaatacgagacaataaattataataatgacAATAAAATATATTGGAGTCCATAATACACTAAAAAACAAgataaaagaaatacaaaaagttatgtaaataaagATGAGGAATAGCTTGTTAAAGATAGAGAAAAGaagtaaaaagaaataaatataagaagtatgacaaaaaacaataaaaaaaaattctaagaaaGTTTTCAATGGAGATTCTAAGGAGGACAAAATCTagactaaaagaagaaaaaaaaaaaaaaaatatatatatatatatatatatatattaaagctctcaattttcataaattcttagatattaaatattttaccaTCCAAGAATCACTAAAAGACATGTTTGGATGAAATTATGTTTGTTGGAAAATCACATGAAGAAGAGTTACTTTCATAAGTGCAATGATTCATAAGTGCAATGATGATTGTAAGTATTTTATATGTTTCATAAGTGCAATGATGATTGTAACTATTTTATATGTTAAGTAACTCTGTCATATGTACTTCTTGAAAGTATAATGATAAATTTTTCCTTAATTATAGaaattatcatatattttttcaagaaatcacaattaattagaaattaattaagtattaaatataaatttagttgAGTTAACTTTAGTTTAACACGTTTTTTCCTCTTCAAAATCATGACATGCTCCCTATAAACAAAGACAACTCctcttataaatcaattttgaagatagaatgaaattcctcTTGTGAGTTCAGATTAAATGTTTTAAGAGCATGAAACAGGCCCTCCTTCTGATTGATCCCTTAACTCATGAGCCTTTCAAAAGTCAAATGCGATATAGAATCACAGCAACAAAACAACTACATAACATTAGTAATATTTACTAAAATTAATGAACAAGTTGCAGGGCCAAAGTGCAGTACTTACAGGAATTTCAAATGTCTAGATTATACATAAGATACATAAAAGTTCAAGAAATCTTCTTCGCTTTCCTCTTTTCTGGTAAGGAAAATTTTGCCTATTCGTCGCTCTAGAAATGTAAGTAGCACGGTTCAGTCCAGCATAAAAACATTTTACAAGAATCCAATGTCATTTTCCTTATACTCAAGAACGATAGAGGCCAGAGCAAGTCTATATGCTGTAGATCTCAAATTCCTGACAAGTACGTATATTTCCCTCCTTCTCTGTTTCATAGGCATCTCCTTCCACTGCTCTTCTCTTAAATGAGATAGTAAAACAGCCTCACAAAAGCCCTCAGCAACAAGACTCTTGCTGCAATGACATTGCACTCGGTAAGATTCTCTACAATGAGACACTTAAATGTTCTTGTACATATTTTGCACACACTAGTAAAtgattaaagtaaaaaatggaTAAGATTTTACAACCTTCCTTGAACAGAAGCTGTTGTGACAAAGCCAATAGGCCACCGATGAGATTTTCTAGAAATTGCATCATCTGGTATCTGCATTTCCCATCTACCAGAGGAATGCTCTTTGAAGTATAATCGCATTGCAGACTGAGACATTTGAAGTCCCTCTTCACTTCTCTCTGAACTGCAAAATATACACAACATATATACTtatatttaaaagatttataTTAGTCTGCActaaagtttaaattttaatatcttttcCAAGCAAGGAGAAGAATGAATCATTTCATCTTTATCTTGTACTTGAAGGAGTCGGTAAAACCACAGACACTATACAATGTATAGAACCATTTGTAAGATTCCATCTGAATTGCATGAACCATAAAAATAATGTTGCTTTGTTAGTTGCTATTTTTTACCGAATCACAGCCTATAATTAATTGAGAAAGTCgcaaaagaaaaataactcCTTTGAAATAACACTGGCACATCATATTCTATTACCTTGACCATGACAAAACATAGGTTTTGGCTAAATCAACAGCAAAATTTACTAGAATAATGGATCATATCCAaccaaaagaaaatattattctgaataataaaataggaattcataatttcaatattaattaCCTTTTAGTCCATAAAAATATATCAGAAGTATGTGGTGCACAAATAACTGCACCCTCTTCAAAACATCCTTCCTTGAATGGATGAAGATGAACTCTTACAAAACATGGCTTATGGTCATATATGTCAGAGCTTTTATACCTTGGATCAAGCTTTAGTTCTCCATTAATAAACTTGGAGATTCCAGCCTCTCCATCTGCTGCATAAGGAAACAATAACAACTGACCAACTTTGGTTTCATGGAGGAAAGTGGTCAGCATAGAACCAGTCCTAACTACAGCTCCATCAAACGAATTACCCCAAG
Encoded here:
- the LOC137832483 gene encoding mogroside IE synthase-like is translated as MNTSQRRRIINKKLHSEAEMEKEQKTKTKRMQCLVLAYPHQGHINPLLQFSKRLQHDGVRVTLVTTHFYCKTIPKLPASITLEGFSDGFDDGGIAEAESIKAYLDRFWKVGPQTLSELLQRLITSGNPIHCVVYDSFLPWTLDIAKKHGLTCAVFLTQPLFVNCVYHHVQKGNLKVPLENSNVISLPGLPLLQPFDLPSFIYSYGTYSASFELVLNQFSNIKEAHWVLCNTFYDLEKEVADWLMKIWPKLKTIGPTIPSMFLDKRDKDDDEYGFSLFKSEECVKWMDEKPKGSIVYVSFGSFSTLSEEQMEEVAFGLQESGCNFLWVVRATEMGKIPKGFERNSENGLVVTWCSQLKVLEHEAVGCFVTHCGWNSTLEALSLGVPMIAMPQWTDQTTNAKLIEDIWKIGLRVSPDDKGVFRGEALKHAIKEIMETEIGKEIKKKAIQWKNLAAKSVDEGGSSHMNIREFIDSLVHS